The stretch of DNA TGTTTCATAAAACGAGCGATTGGCTTTGTTCACTCGGAAATCAGAATCAAGGACGATTAACGGTACTTGTACCGTCTCCACAATCGCTTCAGCGTAATTCCGGGCTTGTTCTAAGGTTGCAGCACTGCGTTTAAGAACATCAATATCTATTAACACCAACACTACACCGTCAATCTTGTTTTCTGTAGTGCGATAAGGACGGATGCGGAGGTTGTACCAATGTCCCCCCAGAGTTTGGACTTCTAATTCTTTGATGCTGAGTGTGTCAAGAACCTCCAAAATTAAAGTTTCTAACTCAGGAACATCGAGATTTGCTCTGATGTCGCTCAAAGGTCGTCCAGCATCGGTGGGAATCAAATTGAAAAGTCGCTGCGCCATTGGCGTAAAACGTCGAATGCGTAAGTCCAAAGTCAATATCAAAATGGGAATATTAATACTGGCAAGCAAATTCGTGAGATCGTTATTAACCTGGTGTAATTCCTGATTTCGAGAGCGGAGTTCTTCATTAGTGGTGTTGAGTTCTTCGTTGGTTGCCTGAATCTCTTCTTTAGCAGTTTCTAGCTCCTCATTGGTGCTTTGTAACTCTTCATTACTAGAGAGGATTTCTTCATTGGCAACTTTCAGGTCTTGATTGATATGCTCCTGCTCTTGGATCACCGCTTGCAGATATTCTTGAGTTGCAGTCCGCTCTTGGATGGCGGTTGCAAGTTCCAGCCTGAGCCGAACAATCTCCTGCGCTAAGTCTGACTGCTCTTCGCTCTCAGGATTTACTGTGGTAGGGTTGTTAATGGTGGGTGGGGCTGATTCAAATAAAACCACAAAGTAGAGTTCTTCGCCAGTCTCAGGCTTGAATGGAATTACTTCAAGATTGATGATTTTTGCAATATCGCCCTCTTCAATTCGTAACCCTTCTCTTCTAACGAGAATTTTTTGCCGTTGTGCCTGATAAATTGTGGCGCGTAGCTCGATGAGCAAACCCTTGCGCACCATTTTGAATAAGTTAAGACTCGGTTTCCCCGGTACAAGTTTGAGGTAGAGATCGATCTCTCCCCGAAATTGCAGCACGTCCATCTTGTCGTTGATTACTACACCCACTGGGGCATAGCGATTCAAGATTAGTTGGTCAGTTTTTTTCTCTAAATCAAACTCATCCGATGGATTCTCATCGGTCGGCTTTGATTCGTTCACTTTTACTCTCGGATAATTGCTGGTAATGAACGAAAAAGTTGGACGAATTGCAGTTAGCTTTTTAGCGTAAATTTTATACTTTTTATCAATTAGAGTAAACAAGTCCGAATATTTACCTGTGCTTTCTGAAGTCCCTAGCAGCAAAAAGCCAGTCGGATTAAGACTGTAATGAAAGATGGGCAATATCCGTTTTTGCAACGTTTCGTCCAAGTAAATCAGTACATTTCGGCAGCTAATTAAATCTAAGTTAGAAAAAGGGGGATCGCTGCCTAAGTCTTGCCTAGCAAACACACACAGTTCGCGCACAGCTTTGCTAATTTGATATCCACCGCCTTCAAGGGCATTAAAAAATCTGCGGCGGCTCTCTGATGAGACTTCCACCATTTGATTCTCTGCATAAATACCCGTTCTCGCTTTGTCAATCGCTATCTCACTGATGTCTGTGGCAAAAATTTGGATCGGCGGTGGGGTTACTTTATTTGATAAAAACTCCAGCAAAGAAATAGCGATGGAATACACTTCTTCACCCGTCGAACACCCAGCTACCCAAATCCGAATCGGCAACTCTGCTGATTTGTTTTCGATGATGGTGGGAAAGACTCGCTCTTTCAACACTTCAAATGCTTCGGGATCGCGGAAAAAATGGGTTACATGGATCAGAATTTCTTCATAGAGCGCCTTGACTTCACTCGGATTGTTTTGCAAATACTCGGCATAATCCTCCAAGCGTTCTAGTTTATACAACAACATTCGCCTCTGGATTCGGCGATCAAGGGTGTTGGGCTTGTAGTGGCTGAAGTCAACGCCAGTTTGCGATCGCAATAATACAAATATAGTCGCTAAGGCATCTCCCTGTTCGGGCAACTTCTCAACTGCGATCGGTGGCAAAGAGTTAGCAATAAAAGGATTGCGACTGAGGTTTACCAGTTCCTCGGCGATTTTTTGCGGCGGCAGCACAAAATCCACATTCCCGGTAGCAACAGCAGTATTGGGCATACTATCGAATTTTGCCGTGTCTTCACACTGAGCAAAAGTCACGCCTCCAGCTGCCTTGATTGCCTTCAACCCCAGTGAACCGTCTCCATCTGCTCCAGATAAAACAACTGCGATCGCTTTGTGTCCTCGATCTGCTGCTAATGAAGTAAAGAACGCATCACCAGGCATATATTTACCCTGAACTTTCTCTCGCGGTGCGAGTTGTAACACTCCAGCAGACAGCATCATCTTAGTGTTAGGCGGAATGATGTAGACACAGTTAGGTTCTACAGTCATACCATCTTGCACTTCAATAACAGGCATTTGAGTTGTTCTTGCCAGAATCTCGCTCAATAGACTCTTGTGGTTAGGGTCTAAGTGTTGAATCAGCACAAATGCCATCCCTGTATCGGTAAGCAAATGCTTAAGTACCTGTGTAAATGCCTCTAATCCACCCGCAGAGGCGGCAATGCCCACTATGGGAAATAAAGCATCAGTTTGATCTTGCTGCTCTAAGTCGAATACTTCATTAGCGTTCGATTGGGTTGGCTGCTCAGAAGGTTGATTATTGGTCATAGGATAAAGTCTAGCTCTGCAATGTTTTGGCAGCTAAGGTTTATATTTTAGGTTTGTCTACTAAGTAAAAGCAGGAGGCAAGAAGGAAATATATTTTTTGACCTTCACTACTTTCTTCACAGCACTCTAATCTCATTTATGAAAAACAAAAAAATATCTGAATATTTTACCCATATAAACTATAAACAATTTTAATTTTCCTAAATCCAAATCATGGACAAAAAAGATAAACTTAGAATAACTGTAATACCAATAAGTCTGCTATTCAAAAGTAAAACTCATTGATATGAGACAAGATATAAATTTTATAGTTCCTTGTATTAATACTATCATTTATCAAGTTTACTAGTAGCATTTCCCAAATAATACTACCGAGAATGCCTCATATTTCTGAAACCGTTGTTGGAAAAGGATATCGCTAAAAGATAGACTAACTTTTAAAACACCCAACCCTTTGCCATTAAAGGATTACCCTACTTTAGATATGGTTGTGCTGATATTTGTCACATATCATTTCATCCGGTTTGGCTAACGGGGAAAGGTTTGAATACATCTTCTATTTTACCCTTTTCTTTATTTAAGACATTAATTATAACTAGTTATGATCAGCGTAAATGAAGATTATTGGAAATTACTAAAATGCCAAGCACAGCAACAAAATCGTCAATAATTACAGGTTTAGCAAAGCATAGACTAAACCCAGCTAAGAGAGAATGTTGATACATATCTTCAGTTACCGCGCCTGTCAAAGCGATCGCTGGTACTGCTTTGCCTTTCTCTCCCGTGAGTGTTCGCACTTGGTGAATCAGAGCATAACCATCATCCTTTGATGAGGAAATACCATTTAAGAGGATATCAGGTTGCCATTGCATAAATATTTCCAGAGCTTGCTCTCTTAAAAATGCTGCTTGCACGCTCACACCATAAGATTGCAACATCGCTGTTAAAGAATTACAAAAATTGACATCATTATCTACCTGAATTTTCCCGTTAAGTCTTGAAAGGCATAGTGGGAAAGGGTTCGAGAAACAGCACAGCATATACGGTAAAGTAATTACAATCGGGTGCTAAAGGTAACAAGGAATGCTGGACTGGTGGGAGAAAAATTTTGCAACCATATCTCTAGGCGCTCGCCGATTAGATGAGCGTGGAATGTCGATAGGATATGCTCTAAGTTTGGGATTTGGCAAAGCACTGTCGTCCATTTTCAGTAGTGGAACCGTACTCAAAAGAGCCTATGAGTTTTTGCCAATCCAAAAGTGCAATTTTCAAGCGTGATTGAGCCGCACTGTCAAATGACGGCGGAAACTGTGACAGCACAAAACTTGGTGCTGTGTGTTGGAGATACGAGTTTTCTTGATTATGGCAGTATTGAGGCGAAAAAAGAAGGTTATGGGCCAATTGGTAAAGGCGGTAACGGTTTAATATTACACAGTGCATTAGCTATAGAACCTGAGAATGGTCAGTCCCTTGGGTTATTGTGGCAAAAACTTTGGAATCGGGAGCCAAAGTCGAAACCATCACCAGATGAAACCCCTACACAGAAGAAACAACGGCAAGCAGCAGCACGTAAGGAAGCTCGAAACCGCCCGTTTGAGCAAAAAGAATCCTACAAATGGGTAGAAGCACTCACCACTGTTGAAAACCTCGTAAGCCAGCACACGCGGGTAATTCATGTATTTGACCGCGAAGGCGATATCACAGAAGTTTTTGATAAAACTCGCCAACTTCAGCACACGGGAGTTCTTGTTCGTGCGGCTCATAACCGCAGTTTAGATTCCAATAGCGAACGTCTGTGGTCGAAGTTAGAAGCACAACCCATTAGTTTTAAACAAGAAATCGACTTGCCTCCGACTCAAAAGCGTCCGGCGCGTCAAACCAAATTGGCTATCAGATTTTGTGCAGTTAATCTTCGCACTCCTTACCGTTTTGATAATCGTAAGCCATTACCTGTGTATGCTGTTTATGCCACAGAAAT from Nostoc sp. HK-01 encodes:
- a CDS encoding multi-sensor hybrid multi-kinase, coding for MLQSYGVSVQAAFLREQALEIFMQWQPDILLNGISSSKDDGYALIHQVRTLTGEKGKAVPAIALTGAVTEDMYQHSLLAGFSLCFAKPVIIDDFVAVLGILVISNNLHLR
- a CDS encoding signal transduction histidine hinase — translated: MTNNQPSEQPTQSNANEVFDLEQQDQTDALFPIVGIAASAGGLEAFTQVLKHLLTDTGMAFVLIQHLDPNHKSLLSEILARTTQMPVIEVQDGMTVEPNCVYIIPPNTKMMLSAGVLQLAPREKVQGKYMPGDAFFTSLAADRGHKAIAVVLSGADGDGSLGLKAIKAAGGVTFAQCEDTAKFDSMPNTAVATGNVDFVLPPQKIAEELVNLSRNPFIANSLPPIAVEKLPEQGDALATIFVLLRSQTGVDFSHYKPNTLDRRIQRRMLLYKLERLEDYAEYLQNNPSEVKALYEEILIHVTHFFRDPEAFEVLKERVFPTIIENKSAELPIRIWVAGCSTGEEVYSIAISLLEFLSNKVTPPPIQIFATDISEIAIDKARTGIYAENQMVEVSSESRRRFFNALEGGGYQISKAVRELCVFARQDLGSDPPFSNLDLISCRNVLIYLDETLQKRILPIFHYSLNPTGFLLLGTSESTGKYSDLFTLIDKKYKIYAKKLTAIRPTFSFITSNYPRVKVNESKPTDENPSDEFDLEKKTDQLILNRYAPVGVVINDKMDVLQFRGEIDLYLKLVPGKPSLNLFKMVRKGLLIELRATIYQAQRQKILVRREGLRIEEGDIAKIINLEVIPFKPETGEELYFVVLFESAPPTINNPTTVNPESEEQSDLAQEIVRLRLELATAIQERTATQEYLQAVIQEQEHINQDLKVANEEILSSNEELQSTNEELETAKEEIQATNEELNTTNEELRSRNQELHQVNNDLTNLLASINIPILILTLDLRIRRFTPMAQRLFNLIPTDAGRPLSDIRANLDVPELETLILEVLDTLSIKELEVQTLGGHWYNLRIRPYRTTENKIDGVVLVLIDIDVLKRSAATLEQARNYAEAIVETVQVPLIVLDSDFRVNKANRSFYETFQVSPAETAQSLIFELGNGQWNLPGLRSLLEEILANDSSINNWEVEHTFERIGEKTMLLNGWKIIQEGEAERILLAIEDISDRKQLELERSELLAQEQSARQQAEIANRAKDEFLSNLSHELRNPLNTILGWTQLFRTRNLDSSAVIRAWEVVERSAKVQAQLIDDMLDVSRITSGKLHLNTHLIDLVSVVNAAIESIEFSAEAKSIEIVSELNSATVVGDFDRLQQVLWNLLSNAIKFTPAGGRVEIMLEAVSTHAELRVSDTGIGIREDLLPYIFDRFRQGDSSSSKTSQGLGLGLSIVRHLVELHGGTVQAQSPGEGLGTTIIIRLPLRLMPPEITPPTYLEPSILSETLDTLNGKNSPLTLEGLSILAVDDQEDSRDLLKWMLQDFGAEVIIVTSTREAIAALTESPSKYDVLLADIGMPEEDGFSLIRQVRALETGGQIPAVAITAYATEQERQRAIDAGFQIHLAKPIELNQLILMIANLTGLLTNNS
- a CDS encoding putative transposase — translated: MTAETVTAQNLVLCVGDTSFLDYGSIEAKKEGYGPIGKGGNGLILHSALAIEPENGQSLGLLWQKLWNREPKSKPSPDETPTQKKQRQAAARKEARNRPFEQKESYKWVEALTTVENLVSQHTRVIHVFDREGDITEVFDKTRQLQHTGVLVRAAHNRSLDSNSERLWSKLEAQPISFKQEIDLPPTQKRPARQTKLAIRFCAVNLRTPYRFDNRKPLPVYAVYATEIDCPEGETPVEWMLLTTEVIADIQTASMILRWYSYRWRVEEYHKIFKSGCQVEKYRLAAEGMKTLIGFLSVIAVELLRLTYLHRTQPLTPAIEILNPLELKILKAKSPKLPKVLTVSWAVEAVARLGGYLEHRSKTPIGIQVLWRGWLKLHDLCEGWQLAKET